A region of Methanothrix sp. DNA encodes the following proteins:
- a CDS encoding 3-isopropylmalate dehydratase small subunit, whose product MIRGRAWVFGDDVDTDVIIPGKYLRTRDLRELAEHVMEGLDPSFPSRVQPGDVIVAGKNFGCGSSREQAPLALKLAGISCIVARSFARIFYRNAINIGLPLMEADVRCETGEIVEVDLSSGKVTISGREYTGRKLPDFLMEILNDGGLVAHRRKQRERGLI is encoded by the coding sequence TACAGATGTCATAATTCCAGGAAAGTACCTCAGGACGAGGGACCTGCGCGAGCTTGCGGAGCACGTAATGGAGGGCCTGGACCCGTCGTTCCCGTCCAGGGTTCAGCCGGGAGATGTCATAGTGGCTGGCAAGAACTTCGGATGTGGCTCTTCCAGGGAGCAAGCCCCTCTCGCCCTGAAGCTCGCAGGAATATCCTGCATTGTTGCAAGATCTTTCGCCAGGATATTTTACAGGAACGCCATAAACATCGGTCTTCCACTCATGGAAGCTGACGTCAGGTGTGAGACGGGGGAGATCGTGGAGGTTGATCTTTCCAGTGGAAAGGTCACTATCAGTGGCAGGGAGTACACCGGCAGAAAGCTCCCGGACTTTCTGATGGAGATACTGAACGATGGTGGGCTTGTGGCCCACAGGAGAAAGCAGAGGGAGCGTGGTCTGATTTGA